In one Fusobacteriaceae bacterium genomic region, the following are encoded:
- a CDS encoding glycogen synthase, producing MKVLFVAGEALPFVKTGGLGDVAFSLPKSLKEKGVDCRVMMPKYSQIAEKYRFAMTHLGEKRIWMEHHWEYVGVDMYEYEGVVYYFIDGERYFNRSKIYGELDDCERFTFFCKAVSETFDLTGFIPDIIHCNDWHTGLVPIYLKERHVFGVKTVFTIHNLRFQGLFYNDVIERVLEIPRWAYYYDDGVKYYDMVSFLKGGVVYSDLVTTVSKTYAKEIRTPEFGEGLHGLFDRFGYKLHGVVNGIDYGTYKSPRSGKTRLKTQLQEKIGLKEDPYAPLLAMVTRLDRQKGVDLVMRIFDRILETGAQFVLLGNGEPWYEDFFRWKERQYPGRVCSYIGFNQELSKDIYGGADIFLMPSIFEPCGLSQMIAMRYGTIPVVRETGGLCDTVTPYNQYTGEGDGFGFKNVNEEELLWCVRFAINLYFDNDKWFEIIKHAKARDNSWDKPADEYIGLYKMLA from the coding sequence ATGAAAGTACTTTTTGTAGCGGGGGAAGCCCTGCCCTTCGTCAAGACAGGCGGATTGGGCGACGTGGCTTTTTCCCTGCCCAAGAGTCTCAAAGAAAAAGGCGTGGACTGCCGGGTCATGATGCCCAAATACAGCCAGATCGCCGAGAAATATCGCTTTGCCATGACCCATCTGGGCGAAAAACGCATCTGGATGGAACACCACTGGGAATATGTGGGCGTGGACATGTATGAATATGAAGGCGTCGTCTATTATTTCATCGACGGCGAGCGCTACTTCAACCGGAGCAAGATTTACGGAGAACTGGACGATTGCGAACGTTTCACGTTCTTTTGCAAGGCCGTGTCGGAGACCTTTGACCTGACGGGCTTCATCCCCGACATCATCCACTGCAACGACTGGCATACGGGCCTCGTCCCCATTTACCTCAAAGAACGGCACGTCTTCGGGGTTAAGACGGTCTTCACGATCCACAATTTGCGCTTTCAGGGCCTTTTCTACAACGACGTGATCGAGCGCGTGCTGGAAATCCCGCGCTGGGCCTATTATTACGACGACGGCGTCAAATATTACGACATGGTCTCGTTCCTGAAGGGCGGCGTCGTCTATTCGGATCTTGTGACGACGGTCAGCAAAACCTACGCAAAGGAAATCCGGACGCCGGAATTCGGCGAGGGGCTCCACGGTCTCTTCGACCGCTTCGGCTACAAGCTCCACGGCGTTGTGAACGGCATCGACTACGGGACCTACAAGAGCCCCAGAAGCGGGAAAACAAGACTCAAAACGCAACTTCAGGAAAAAATCGGCCTCAAGGAAGACCCATACGCGCCGCTACTGGCCATGGTTACGCGGCTGGACCGGCAAAAGGGCGTGGACCTCGTGATGCGGATCTTTGACCGGATTTTGGAAACGGGGGCGCAGTTTGTCCTTTTGGGCAACGGCGAGCCCTGGTATGAGGATTTCTTCCGCTGGAAGGAACGACAGTACCCGGGCCGGGTCTGCTCCTATATCGGCTTCAATCAGGAACTCTCCAAGGATATCTACGGCGGAGCGGACATTTTCCTGATGCCTTCGATTTTCGAGCCCTGCGGCCTCTCCCAGATGATCGCCATGCGCTACGGAACGATCCCCGTCGTGCGGGAAACCGGCGGACTCTGCGATACGGTGACCCCCTACAACCAGTATACCGGCGAAGGGGACGGCTTCGGCTTCAAGAATGTCAACGAGGAAGAACTGCTTTGGTGCGTGCGCTTCGCGATCAATCTCTATTTCGACAACGACAAGTGGTTTGAGATCATCAAGCACGCCAAAGCTCGCGACAACAGCTGGGACAAGCCCGCCGACGAATATATCGGGCTGTACAAAATGCTGGCGTGA
- a CDS encoding fumarylacetoacetate hydrolase family protein gives MKLVSFYAEGEERVGVLSADEKFVTDIASVIDGDFYDMVEFIEYATKKDLQILRRVAAKGGDDWDDYDTFVTKSVKLRSPIPWPIHDILCLGVNYQDHLEEARRDMKGHFAAPTHAVYFAKRATEILGPGDKIKGRFDLDPELDYEVELAVIIGKAGKDIPLEKAEDYVFGYSVFNDVSSRKIQKAHQQWFRGKSFDGYSVLGPCILTKDELPFPVAVDVISRVNGELRQSSNTSMLIHDIPHIIAELSAGMTLEPGDIIATGTPAGVGMGFTPPKYLVKGDTVTVEIPEIGKLTNKII, from the coding sequence ATGAAACTGGTCAGTTTTTACGCGGAAGGAGAAGAAAGAGTGGGGGTTTTGAGCGCGGACGAGAAATTTGTGACCGACATCGCCAGCGTCATCGACGGAGATTTCTACGACATGGTGGAATTCATTGAGTACGCCACGAAAAAGGATCTGCAGATTCTGCGCAGGGTCGCGGCAAAGGGGGGCGATGACTGGGATGACTACGATACCTTCGTCACAAAGTCCGTAAAATTACGTTCTCCGATTCCCTGGCCCATCCACGACATTCTTTGTCTCGGCGTCAATTACCAGGATCATCTGGAAGAGGCGAGGCGCGACATGAAGGGGCATTTCGCGGCGCCGACCCACGCGGTCTATTTTGCCAAGCGGGCCACGGAAATCCTCGGTCCCGGCGACAAGATCAAAGGGCGCTTTGACCTCGACCCCGAACTGGACTATGAGGTGGAGCTGGCGGTCATCATCGGAAAAGCGGGGAAGGATATTCCGTTGGAAAAGGCCGAAGACTATGTGTTCGGCTATTCCGTTTTCAACGACGTGTCGTCGAGAAAGATTCAAAAGGCGCATCAGCAGTGGTTCCGGGGCAAGAGTTTCGACGGCTATTCCGTCCTCGGTCCTTGCATTCTGACCAAGGACGAACTCCCCTTCCCGGTCGCCGTGGACGTCATTTCCCGGGTAAACGGAGAACTGCGGCAATCCTCCAATACGTCCATGCTGATCCACGACATCCCCCACATCATCGCGGAACTCTCGGCGGGCATGACGCTGGAACCCGGCGACATCATCGCGACCGGAACCCCGGCGGGCGTCGGCATGGGATTCACCCCGCCGAAATACCTCGTCAAGGGCGATACGGTAACCGTGGAGATTCCGGAAATCGGGAAATTGACCAACAAGATAATATAA
- the aldA gene encoding aldehyde dehydrogenase, translating to MNTYQQFINGKFVDSHSKDWIEVENPYTGEIIAKVPQGDSEDGQAALEAAKKSQTAWAKKTPTERAGYLKQLAALIRANRVALAKLLASEQAKILPLAQVEIDVTAEYFDYYAGWARIFEGEVINSDDPNEHIFLYRKPIGVVAGICPWNFPFFVMARKVAPSILTGCSIVLKPSSLTPLTTFEFAKLLATLDLPAGVVNFVSGSGKTLGNTLTTSPLTDLVTVTGSVEAGQEIIHASAENITKVSLELGGKAPAIVFADADLDFAVDRIAASRFIFSGQVCNCAERAYVHKSVYNEFVDKFVAAAKATKIGDPFAEGVVYSTQVDKNQQAKIADMVDRAVKAGAKVLTGGKKTTDNGKGYFYEPTVIVDAKQDSEIIQKEIFGPALPILPFSDYDEVVALANDCEYGLTSSAFTTNVNTALRIIKDLKFGETYINREHFEAMQGFHAGWRKSGIGGADGKHGLMEYLATQVAYIRTK from the coding sequence ATGAACACGTATCAGCAATTTATCAACGGAAAGTTTGTGGATTCCCATTCCAAGGACTGGATTGAGGTGGAAAATCCCTATACGGGCGAGATTATCGCCAAAGTGCCCCAGGGCGATTCCGAAGACGGACAGGCTGCCCTTGAGGCCGCCAAAAAGTCCCAGACCGCCTGGGCGAAAAAGACCCCCACGGAACGGGCCGGATACCTGAAACAGCTGGCCGCCCTGATCCGGGCGAACCGCGTCGCGCTGGCGAAACTGCTGGCCTCGGAACAGGCGAAAATCCTGCCGCTGGCTCAGGTGGAAATCGACGTAACCGCTGAATATTTTGATTATTACGCCGGCTGGGCCAGGATCTTCGAAGGGGAAGTCATCAATTCCGACGATCCCAACGAACACATTTTCCTGTATCGAAAACCTATCGGCGTCGTGGCGGGGATCTGCCCCTGGAATTTCCCCTTCTTCGTTATGGCGAGAAAAGTGGCGCCCTCGATCCTGACGGGCTGCTCCATCGTGTTGAAGCCCAGCAGTCTGACGCCTCTTACAACATTTGAATTCGCGAAACTTTTGGCTACGTTGGATCTGCCCGCGGGCGTCGTGAACTTTGTTTCCGGCAGCGGCAAGACCCTCGGCAACACGCTGACGACGAGTCCCCTGACGGATCTTGTGACCGTGACCGGCTCCGTGGAAGCGGGACAGGAAATCATCCACGCCTCGGCGGAAAATATCACGAAAGTATCGCTGGAACTGGGCGGAAAAGCGCCCGCCATCGTATTTGCCGACGCCGATTTGGACTTCGCCGTGGACCGGATCGCGGCCTCCCGCTTTATTTTCAGCGGACAGGTCTGCAATTGCGCCGAGCGCGCCTATGTACACAAGAGCGTTTACAATGAATTTGTCGATAAATTTGTGGCGGCCGCCAAAGCGACCAAGATCGGCGATCCCTTCGCCGAAGGCGTCGTATACAGCACCCAGGTAGACAAGAATCAGCAGGCAAAGATCGCGGACATGGTGGACCGGGCCGTAAAAGCAGGCGCCAAGGTATTGACCGGCGGCAAGAAGACCACGGACAACGGCAAGGGCTATTTCTATGAACCCACGGTTATCGTGGACGCCAAGCAGGACAGCGAAATCATCCAGAAGGAGATCTTCGGACCGGCCCTCCCGATCCTGCCCTTCTCCGATTACGACGAAGTGGTGGCGCTGGCCAATGACTGCGAATACGGGCTCACGTCCTCGGCCTTTACCACAAACGTCAATACGGCCTTGAGGATCATCAAAGATCTCAAATTCGGAGAAACCTACATCAACAGAGAACATTTCGAGGCCATGCAGGGCTTCCACGCGGGCTGGAGAAAATCAGGCATCGGCGGCGCCGACGGAAAGCACGGACTCATGGAATACCTGGCGACCCAGGTGGCTTATATCCGGACGAAGTAA
- a CDS encoding glucose-1-phosphate adenylyltransferase has protein sequence MRKKEMIAMILAGGQGSRLKELTENVAKPAVSFGGKYKIIDFTLSNCSNSGIDTVGILTQYEPHILNNHIGNGSPWDLDRIDGGVTLLQPHTKKNDEGGWYKGTANAIYQNMRFIEQYDPVNVLILSGDHIYKMDYGKMLRYHVTKGADATIGVFEVPLKEAPSFGIMNVNEDMSIYEFEEKPKNPKSTLASMGIYIFNWQVLKEYLCKDELDKKSENDFGKNIIPDMLADGKKLFAYPFEGYWKDVGTIESFWDAHMDLLKEDNGLNLFEKNWKINTRQYTYPPLYVGENSVIERSLVDKGCEIEGEIKNSVIFPGVKLAAGSKIYDSVVMANTVIDEGVTVERAIVAERVHIKKNAVVGTTGEITVIGEDRTIESPAGKGGDKHVK, from the coding sequence ATGCGTAAGAAAGAAATGATTGCGATGATCCTGGCCGGCGGTCAGGGCAGCAGGCTCAAAGAACTGACGGAAAACGTAGCCAAGCCGGCCGTATCCTTCGGCGGCAAATACAAAATCATTGACTTTACCCTGAGCAACTGTTCCAATTCCGGAATAGACACCGTAGGTATTCTGACCCAGTATGAACCCCATATTCTCAACAACCACATCGGAAACGGCTCCCCCTGGGATCTCGACCGGATCGACGGCGGCGTGACGCTTCTGCAGCCCCATACGAAGAAAAACGACGAGGGCGGCTGGTACAAGGGAACAGCCAACGCCATTTACCAGAACATGCGATTTATCGAGCAGTACGATCCCGTAAACGTGCTGATCCTCTCGGGGGACCACATCTACAAGATGGACTACGGGAAAATGCTCCGCTACCATGTGACCAAGGGCGCCGACGCCACCATCGGGGTATTTGAGGTGCCCCTCAAGGAAGCGCCCAGCTTCGGCATCATGAACGTCAACGAGGACATGTCGATCTACGAATTTGAGGAAAAGCCGAAAAATCCTAAAAGCACGCTGGCCTCCATGGGCATCTACATTTTCAACTGGCAGGTCCTGAAGGAATACCTCTGCAAAGACGAGCTCGACAAAAAATCCGAGAACGATTTCGGGAAAAATATCATTCCCGACATGCTGGCGGACGGCAAGAAACTCTTCGCCTATCCCTTCGAGGGCTACTGGAAGGACGTCGGAACCATCGAAAGCTTCTGGGACGCGCATATGGACCTCCTGAAGGAGGACAACGGCCTCAATCTCTTTGAAAAGAACTGGAAAATCAACACGCGGCAATATACGTATCCTCCGCTCTATGTGGGGGAAAATTCAGTGATCGAGCGCTCCCTTGTGGACAAGGGCTGTGAGATCGAGGGGGAAATCAAGAATTCCGTGATTTTCCCGGGCGTAAAACTGGCGGCGGGCAGCAAGATCTATGATTCCGTCGTCATGGCCAATACGGTCATCGACGAAGGCGTCACCGTGGAAAGGGCCATCGTGGCCGAAAGGGTGCACATCAAAAAGAACGCCGTTGTCGGAACAACAGGCGAAATCACAGTGATCGGCGAGGACAGAACCATCGAATCCCCCGCGGGCAAGGGCGGTGATAAACATGTTAAATGA
- a CDS encoding amidohydrolase family protein has product MTHILFQNATLLDCRGGEPRYPVFLLVEDNVIREISDSPLSVPGDAVIVDCAGKTLMPGLIDGHMHANLFAADITGQTRQNLPSMIVIKCLQILQDTLMQGFTSALDAGGADAGFRDAQAAGFIKGPRLKVCGHSLSQSGGHADPRLPTEITPPAEHYFAGGIVADGVDAVRKAAREELRKGVDYIKIMAAGGCASPADEPDTVQYSLEEMRAAVEAADAVGKSVIAHCYSPRSLQRCAEAGVKRVEHGNFMDRETAAILKEKGVIYCPTLATYDIMARRGEEFGIPSYFLRKMKIADERALEALSIAVEAGLVIGSGSDMVGPGQAFKANELELQSRVMGPMGALLAATKVNAEILGVIDKVGTVEKGKLADLLVIDGNPLENMAIFQDREKIKIIVQDGKFIKKLI; this is encoded by the coding sequence ATGACCCACATACTCTTTCAAAACGCGACCCTGCTTGACTGCCGCGGCGGCGAACCCCGCTACCCTGTTTTTCTTCTCGTGGAGGACAATGTGATCCGGGAGATCTCGGACAGTCCCCTGAGCGTCCCGGGAGACGCCGTTATCGTGGACTGCGCGGGCAAAACGCTGATGCCCGGGCTCATCGACGGCCATATGCACGCAAACCTCTTCGCGGCCGATATTACGGGTCAGACCAGGCAAAACCTGCCGAGCATGATCGTGATCAAATGCCTCCAGATCCTTCAGGATACGCTGATGCAGGGCTTTACGTCCGCGCTGGACGCGGGCGGGGCCGACGCGGGCTTCCGGGACGCGCAGGCAGCCGGTTTTATCAAAGGACCGCGGCTCAAGGTCTGCGGTCATTCCCTGAGTCAGTCGGGCGGTCACGCCGACCCGCGGCTGCCTACGGAAATTACGCCGCCCGCGGAGCATTATTTTGCCGGGGGGATCGTGGCCGACGGCGTCGATGCCGTCCGGAAGGCGGCCCGGGAAGAGCTCCGGAAAGGCGTCGATTACATCAAGATCATGGCGGCCGGCGGTTGCGCCAGTCCCGCCGACGAGCCGGATACGGTTCAATACAGCCTTGAGGAAATGCGGGCGGCCGTGGAAGCCGCTGACGCCGTGGGGAAATCGGTCATCGCCCACTGTTATTCTCCGAGATCTCTGCAACGCTGCGCCGAAGCGGGCGTCAAGCGCGTCGAGCACGGCAATTTCATGGACAGGGAAACGGCCGCGATCCTGAAAGAGAAGGGCGTCATCTATTGTCCTACCCTCGCGACCTACGACATTATGGCCCGGCGCGGGGAGGAATTCGGCATTCCCTCGTATTTTTTGCGGAAAATGAAAATCGCCGACGAGCGGGCTCTGGAAGCCCTTTCCATCGCCGTGGAAGCGGGCCTTGTGATCGGATCGGGCTCCGACATGGTGGGCCCCGGACAGGCCTTTAAGGCCAATGAGCTTGAACTCCAGAGTCGGGTTATGGGACCCATGGGGGCGCTTCTGGCCGCGACGAAAGTCAACGCCGAAATTCTGGGCGTCATCGACAAGGTCGGAACCGTCGAGAAGGGAAAATTGGCGGACCTGCTTGTCATCGACGGCAATCCGCTCGAAAATATGGCCATTTTCCAAGACAGAGAGAAAATCAAAATTATCGTACAGGATGGGAAATTCATCAAAAAATTGATCTAA
- a CDS encoding UxaA family hydrolase — translation MSMPKFNAVVIDARDNVATAIEAIPAGGAALWSAEGKEARVICPQEIPIYHKLAIRDIHEGDFIVKYGWHMGVAAAEIPAGRHVHVHNVKDRRENLEEVGKQ, via the coding sequence ATGTCCATGCCAAAGTTTAACGCGGTTGTGATCGACGCGCGGGATAACGTCGCCACAGCCATCGAAGCCATTCCCGCCGGAGGCGCGGCCCTCTGGTCGGCGGAGGGAAAGGAGGCCCGCGTGATTTGCCCGCAGGAAATCCCCATCTACCACAAATTGGCTATCCGGGATATCCACGAAGGGGACTTTATCGTAAAATACGGCTGGCATATGGGGGTCGCGGCCGCTGAAATCCCGGCCGGGCGCCATGTGCACGTCCACAACGTCAAAGACCGCAGGGAAAACCTTGAGGAGGTGGGGAAGCAATGA
- a CDS encoding UxaA family hydrolase: MTFMGYRRPDGKAGVRNKILILPASACASDTARIIASQIDGAVTFNNQNGCAQVSKDMELTMDTMAGMAANPNIFGTILVTLGCEGCQADLVSAAVAARTNKPLEAFIIQENGGTVRTVEKAVRAGRILAEEASKVQREAVSISELIVGTECGGSDPTSGLAANILIGELSDRLVALGATSILSETTEFIGAEHILAARAKTPAIRDQIFHIVRRYEEALRLVGEEIREGNPAPGNIAGGITTLEEKSLGCIHKGGHSPVNAVYDYAKPVTEKGLVIMDTPGHDPSSVAGMVAGGAQIVVFSTGRGTPTGNPIAPVIKITGNKLTYANMIDNIDWDSSPLIYGGKSLGEMGEDFLRELMAVACGKKTKAEILGYTELAIARLCNYV; the protein is encoded by the coding sequence ATGACATTTATGGGATACCGGCGACCCGACGGCAAAGCGGGCGTCCGCAACAAGATTCTGATTCTCCCCGCAAGCGCCTGCGCTTCGGATACCGCAAGGATCATCGCCTCACAGATCGACGGGGCCGTGACGTTCAATAATCAGAACGGCTGCGCCCAGGTGTCCAAAGACATGGAGCTGACCATGGATACCATGGCCGGCATGGCGGCAAATCCCAACATTTTCGGAACCATTCTCGTGACCCTCGGCTGCGAGGGCTGTCAGGCCGATCTCGTCTCGGCGGCCGTCGCTGCCAGGACGAACAAGCCCCTTGAAGCCTTTATCATTCAAGAGAACGGCGGCACGGTCCGGACCGTAGAAAAAGCGGTCCGGGCGGGTCGGATCCTCGCCGAGGAGGCTTCAAAAGTCCAAAGAGAAGCGGTTTCGATTTCTGAACTTATTGTGGGGACCGAATGCGGCGGTTCCGATCCCACAAGCGGCCTCGCGGCCAATATCCTCATCGGGGAACTTTCCGACAGGCTGGTGGCGCTGGGCGCGACGTCCATTTTATCCGAAACGACGGAATTTATCGGGGCCGAGCACATTTTGGCGGCGAGAGCGAAGACGCCCGCCATCCGGGATCAGATCTTTCATATCGTGCGCCGTTACGAAGAAGCCTTGCGTCTGGTCGGGGAAGAGATCCGGGAAGGCAATCCCGCCCCGGGGAATATCGCCGGCGGTATTACGACGCTGGAGGAAAAATCCCTCGGCTGTATCCACAAGGGCGGACATTCGCCGGTCAACGCCGTCTATGACTACGCGAAGCCCGTTACGGAAAAAGGCCTCGTGATCATGGATACGCCGGGTCACGATCCCTCGTCGGTGGCCGGCATGGTCGCGGGCGGCGCGCAGATCGTCGTATTTTCCACGGGTAGGGGGACGCCCACCGGCAATCCCATCGCCCCCGTGATCAAAATCACCGGCAACAAATTGACCTACGCCAATATGATTGACAATATCGATTGGGATTCAAGCCCCTTGATCTACGGCGGCAAATCGCTCGGGGAGATGGGGGAAGACTTCCTGCGGGAGCTCATGGCCGTGGCCTGCGGGAAGAAGACAAAAGCGGAGATACTGGGTTATACGGAGCTTGCCATCGCAAGGCTGTGCAATTACGTCTGA
- the glgD gene encoding glucose-1-phosphate adenylyltransferase subunit GlgD, which translates to MLNDYMGVIYVETSFDNIRALTKIRPLASVPVGGSYRVIDFALSNLVNAGIRNVGIFGGMEDLTSLMDHLGKGAEWDLNRKKDGIFIFEGMLDTSFSGNVKRIKKNMEYFVRSKQKNVIMMSSHMVCNIDIKDVIKKHEESKKEVTAVYKKVENANEKFDNCDCIRIDKKGEVNNIGKNLFFRKEENISMEIFVLSKELLLKFIFEGIQDGSYYTGRDLISRNINKISINPYEFKGYLSCINSTKEYFDFNMDLLNKKTRDDLFNKDGRLIYTKVKDTPPTLYKEGADVRNTLVSNGCILAGKVRNSILARGTVVEKGATVEDCIILQASVIQSGAVLRNIIVDKNNIIKSNERLSASKNYPLVIEKDIKWDKDNYFSFVDELGKYDDD; encoded by the coding sequence ATGTTAAATGATTATATGGGCGTTATCTATGTGGAAACCTCCTTTGACAACATCCGGGCACTGACGAAAATCAGACCCCTCGCTTCGGTCCCCGTGGGCGGATCCTACCGGGTCATCGACTTTGCCCTTTCGAATCTTGTCAACGCCGGCATCCGCAATGTGGGCATTTTCGGCGGCATGGAAGATCTGACTTCTCTGATGGACCACCTGGGAAAAGGCGCCGAATGGGACCTGAACCGGAAAAAAGACGGCATATTTATCTTTGAGGGCATGCTGGACACCTCATTTTCCGGCAATGTGAAGCGAATCAAGAAAAACATGGAATATTTTGTCCGCAGCAAGCAGAAAAACGTGATCATGATGAGTTCCCACATGGTGTGCAACATCGACATCAAGGACGTCATCAAAAAGCATGAAGAGAGCAAAAAGGAAGTCACGGCGGTCTACAAGAAAGTCGAAAACGCCAACGAAAAATTCGACAACTGCGACTGCATCCGGATCGATAAAAAAGGCGAGGTCAATAATATCGGAAAGAATCTCTTCTTCCGAAAAGAAGAAAACATCTCGATGGAGATTTTCGTGCTGTCCAAGGAACTGCTGCTGAAATTCATCTTTGAGGGAATTCAGGACGGCAGTTACTACACGGGACGGGACCTGATCAGCCGGAATATCAACAAAATCAGTATCAATCCCTATGAATTCAAAGGCTATTTGTCTTGTATCAATTCGACCAAGGAATATTTCGATTTCAACATGGATCTGCTCAATAAAAAGACCCGAGACGACCTCTTCAACAAAGACGGCCGCCTGATCTATACGAAGGTCAAAGATACGCCGCCCACGCTGTACAAGGAAGGCGCCGACGTCAGGAACACCCTTGTCTCCAACGGCTGCATCCTCGCGGGGAAAGTGCGCAACTCCATTCTTGCCAGAGGAACCGTCGTCGAAAAAGGCGCGACTGTCGAGGACTGCATCATCCTCCAAGCCAGCGTGATCCAGTCCGGCGCGGTTTTGCGAAACATCATCGTGGACAAGAACAATATCATCAAATCCAACGAGCGGTTGAGCGCCTCCAAGAATTATCCCCTCGTCATCGAAAAGGACATCAAGTGGGACAAGGACAACTATTTCAGCTTTGTCGACGAGCTGGGCAAATACGACGACGATTAG
- the nagA gene encoding N-acetylglucosamine-6-phosphate deacetylase, translating to MNLLLKNGAIHVKESVINGDILIKNRTIQKIGKTLSDKTAEIVDLHGAAVIPGFIDIHIHGADGADAMDNSTESLKKISAFAARHGVTSFLPTTLTASGDILMEVLEKVADLQDVDLPGATIFGVHMEGPYFDIEYKGAQNAKYIKVSTVNEIKKFLRVKKNLVKLFSISPNNEEALECIRFLADKGVVVSVGHSACVYEKVKKGIEAGIRHATHTFNGMRGFNHREPGVVGAILEDSSVKAEIILDKIHVHPVVVNLLINVKGVENVICVTDAMSAAGLAEGDYKLGELDVYVKDGVVRLKSYDSLAGSILTMDAAYRNLLELGRTEAEAIRMTSTNAALEFGLNSGEIAPGKDADLAVLDGENRVVMTIVKGAIKYREI from the coding sequence ATGAATTTATTGTTGAAAAACGGCGCGATCCATGTCAAGGAAAGCGTAATAAACGGGGACATTTTGATCAAAAACAGAACCATTCAGAAAATCGGGAAGACCCTTTCCGACAAGACGGCGGAAATTGTCGATCTCCATGGCGCAGCCGTGATTCCGGGCTTTATCGATATCCACATCCACGGGGCCGACGGCGCCGACGCCATGGACAATTCCACGGAATCCCTGAAAAAGATCTCGGCCTTCGCGGCGCGACACGGCGTCACGTCCTTTCTGCCGACGACGCTGACCGCTTCGGGGGATATCCTGATGGAAGTCCTCGAAAAAGTGGCCGATCTGCAAGACGTAGACCTTCCGGGGGCGACCATCTTCGGCGTCCATATGGAAGGGCCCTATTTCGATATCGAGTACAAAGGCGCGCAAAACGCCAAATACATCAAGGTTTCGACCGTCAATGAAATCAAAAAATTCCTGCGGGTCAAAAAAAATCTCGTAAAGCTGTTTTCGATTTCCCCAAATAACGAAGAGGCGCTGGAGTGCATCCGTTTTCTGGCCGACAAGGGCGTCGTCGTCTCCGTGGGCCACAGCGCCTGTGTCTATGAAAAAGTCAAAAAAGGCATCGAGGCCGGGATCCGCCACGCGACCCATACCTTTAACGGCATGAGAGGCTTCAATCACCGGGAGCCCGGCGTCGTGGGGGCCATTCTCGAGGATTCCTCGGTCAAGGCCGAAATTATCCTGGACAAAATCCATGTCCATCCTGTGGTCGTCAATCTGCTGATCAACGTCAAAGGCGTGGAAAACGTCATCTGCGTCACGGACGCCATGAGCGCCGCGGGGCTTGCCGAAGGAGATTACAAGCTGGGAGAACTGGACGTCTACGTCAAAGACGGCGTCGTCCGGCTGAAATCCTACGATTCGCTGGCGGGGAGCATCCTCACCATGGACGCGGCTTACCGCAATCTTCTGGAACTGGGCCGCACCGAAGCGGAGGCAATCCGCATGACCTCCACCAACGCCGCTCTGGAATTCGGCCTCAACTCCGGGGAAATCGCCCCCGGGAAAGACGCCGACCTCGCTGTCCTCGACGGAGAAAACCGCGTTGTCATGACCATCGTCAAAGGAGCAATCAAATACCGGGAAATATAG